In Flavobacterium luteolum, the DNA window CAAAGAAACACAATTGAACAAAATGGTTGTAGGACAAAAAGTAAGCTTAAAAGTAGACGCATATCCAAACTATGAGTTTAAAGGAACTGTATCTTCTTTCTCTCCAGCAACAGGTTCTCGTTTTTCATTATTGCCTCCTGATAACGCAACAGGAAACTTCGTAAAAACAATTCAGAGATTACCAGTAAAAATTACCATAGACGAATCTAACGATCCTGAAAAAGTGAAACTTTTAAGACCAGGTATGAACGTTGACGTAGATGTACATTTGAAATAAAATAAATGGCTACAGCAGTACAAGACGACGATTTAGTAGAATACGGTTTCAGACGTGTTATCATTACGATTACAGCAGTGCTTTGTGCACTGTTGGAAATTGTAGATACTACGATTGTAAACGTAGCGCTGACAGACATGCGCGGAAGTCTTGGTGCTACCTTGACCGATGTGGCATGGGTTATTACAGCATACGCAATTGCGAATGTTATTGTAATTCCGATGACGAGCTGGCTATCGCAGCAATTTGGAAGACGTAATTATTTTGTGGCTTCCATTATAATATTTACAGTCTGTTCTTTTTTGTGTGGTAATGCCACTAATATTTGGGAACTAGTAGCTTTCCGTTTCGTACAAGGTATGGGTGGTGGAGCATTACTAGTAACAGCCCAAACGATTATTACAGAAAGTTATCCAGTAGCAAAACGTGGAATGGCACAAGCTATTTACGGAATGGGTGTAATTGTTGGTCCAACATTAGGTCCACCTTTGGGAGGATATTTAGTAGATAATTATTCTTGGCCTTATATTTTCTATATCAATATTCCATTAGGAATTATTGCTACTATTTTGGCTTTAACCTTTGTTAGAAGTCCAAAATATGGAGAAAAATTAAAAGCCAATCAGGTTGACTGGTGGGGAATTATATTGTTGACTGCATTTATCGGTTCTTTACAGTTCGTATTAGAACACGGACAGCAGGACGACTGGTTTAATGATTCTACAATTGTAACCCTGAGTGTTGTAACTGTTCTTGGATTGGTTCTCTTTATTTGGAGAGAGCTTACCTATGAACATCCAATTGTAAACCTAAGCGTTCTAAAAGATGGAAATCTTCGAATTGGAACCATAATGTGTTTTATTCTTGGATTTGGATTATATGGTTCTACTTTAATTATCCCAATTTACACGCAGTCAATTTTAGGATGGACGGCAACAGATGCAGGATTATTATTAATTCCGGGATCTATAACCACAGCGATTATGATGCCGTTTGTGGGTAATATGATTCAGAAAGGTGTACCTCAAGGGTATATGGTTGGAGTAGGGTTTTTAATTTTCTTCTTCTTTACCTTCATGATGTATAGCCGTATGACGCCTGATACAGGAGTTGAACATATGTATTGGCCTTTAATTTTGAGAGGAATTGGTTTAGGATTGCTTTTCGTTCCTATTACAACACTTTCGCTTTCCACCTTAAAAGGGAAACAAATTGGTGAAGGAGCGGCATTTACTGGAATGATGCGTCAATTAGGCGGATCTTTTGGTATTGCGATTATTACCACTTTCATCACTCGTTTTAGTCAATCTCATAGAGTAGATTTAATTAATAACCTAGATCCTGCCAAATTTGATGTGCAGCAGCGTATTGCAGGAATGCAGCACGCCTTTATGGCAAAAGGATACAGTGCAGATGTTGCTTTGAAAAAAGCATATCAGGCGATAGAATATTCCATAATGAAACAAAGCACTGTAATGGCTTATATGGATATCTTCCTTTATCTAGGAATTATGTTTTTATGTTGCATACCGATTATTCTCTTTATCAAAAAAGGGAAGAACAAAATTAGTGCAGCCGACGCAATGCATTAATAATAATAGATTTATAATACGCAGAAACGCCGAATTCATCATTTAGAATTCGGCGTTTATTTTTTCTGTTTAACCACCGCAAAGTTCGCAAAGGTTTATTTCTAAGGGTCAATAAAACGCAAAGTTCGCAAAGCTTTGCCATAAAAACTTTGCGAACTTTGCGTAAAACTTTGCGTCTTTGAGGTTAAAATCTCAGCACATTAAAAAGTTATCTTGTAAAAACTAAATGACTTCCCTTAGAAAGATTCGCATCAAACTGATATCCTTCGTAATTAAAACCTTTTAAATCATCTATAGTTTCAGCATTGGTATCTATAATATAACGAACCATCATACCTCTCGCCTTTTTAGCAAAGAAACTGATCATTTTTAGTTTTCCGTCTTTATAATCTTTGAAGTCTGGTGTAATTACTGGAACTTTTAAAGCTTTTACATCAACAGCAGAAAAATATTCGTTACTAGCCAAATTCACAAACAATTCTCCTTTTTTCAATTCTTTGTTTAATGCTTTAGTAACAACAGGTTTCCAGAATTCATGCAGATTTTTATATTCACCAACTGGCATTTTGGTTCCCATTTCCAAACGATAAGCCTGCATTAAATCAAGTGGTTTTAAAAGACCGTAAAGTCCCGATAAAATTCTCAATTTATCTTGAAGAACATCTAATTTTTCTAACGGAATAGTATAAGCGTCTAAACCTGTATATACATCTCCATCAAAAGTATAAACTGCCGGACGAGCATTTTCAGGTGTGAAAGGTGTTTTCCAATCCTGATTACGTTTCCAATTTAAATCGGCTAATTTGTCTGAGATTGACATTAGTTCTGATAATTCAGAAGGCTTTTTTGTTTTTACTACTTTATGAACCACTCTTGCTTCTTTTAAGAATGAAGGTTCAGTATATTGAGATGTTGGTAATTCTTTTTCGAAATTCAATGATTTCGCTGGAGATATAACAATTTTCATGTGTGCTTTTTTCTATGATTCAAAAATACAAATTGAATTTCTAAAAACAGATTATCGCAATTGATTTGTTTTATGGAGCCATATTTTTTTTCGCCACGAATTCACGAATTTTCACTAATTATTCTTTTGCGCAAATTGTTATATTTTTTTTGCCACAGATTAAAATGATTTACACAGATTTTCTTAATCTATTACTATTTTTTTCTGCCACGAATTGCACAAATTTTCACTAATTAAAAATCTTTTTTAATCCTTTTAATCTGTGGCAGAAAAATAAATTCGTGGAAATTCGTGCAATTCGTGGCAACCATTCTCATTTTAATAAAATTCTGCACGACAAAATGTGAAATTGTTCAAAAAAGTAAGCTCTAGATTATAATAGGCATTTTCTATGTTGTAAATTTGCATGCATTTCATTTCTTAGAAATTTGAAATTGCATTTTTACTCAATAATTAGTGAATTCGTGGCGATACAGACAAACTATAAAACTGCTTTACAAAACAAAATCTTCGATGTTATTTTGAAAGCTTCTCAGGAACTAAAAGTCGACTCTTATGTGATCGGCGGATTTGTTCGTGATTTGCTTTTAAACCGAGGTTCTAAAAAAGACATTGATGTTGTTGCAGTAGGAAGCGGCATCGAATTGGCTCTTAAAGTTTCCGATTTACTTCCGAACAAACCAAAAGTTCAGGTTTTTAAAACTTACGGAACTGCAATGCTTCGTTTTGAAGATACCGATATCGAGTTTGTTGGTGCCCGAAAAGAATCTTATACCCGAGACAGTCGAAATCCGATTGTTGAAAATGGAACTTTGCAAGATGATCAAAATCGTCGTGATTTTACCATCAATGCCTTAGCACTTTCTTTAAACCAAAATAATTTTGGAGATCTTTTAGATCCGTTTGACGGATTAACCGATTTAGAAAATAAAACAATCAAAACTCCTTTGGATCCAGATATTACGTATTCTGATGATCCTTTGCGAATGTTGCGTGCCATTCGTTTTGCAAATCAATTGAATTTTGAAATTGAAGAAAATTCATTAAACGTCATTACCAAAAATGCTGATCGCATCAAAATAATTTCTGGGGAGAGAATCGTTGATGAGTTAAACAAAATTCTCATGACCGATAAACCTTCAACAGGATTTTTACTTTTATACAAAACTGGACTTTTAGATATTATTTTACCTGAATTGACCGCTTTGAATCAGGTGGAAGAAATTGAAGGTCATACACATAAAAACAATTTCTATCATACATTGGAAGTTGTTGACAACATATGCCCAAATACGGACGATGTTTGGCTTCGCTGGTCAGCATTACTTCATGATATTGGAAAAGCACCAACCAAACGTTTTACAAAAAAACAAGGATGGACTTTTCACGGACATGAATTTCTAGGCGGAAAAATGGCAAAGAAAATCTTTGAACGTTTACACATGCCTTTAAACCATAAAATGAAGTTTGTGCAGAAAATGGTTATCATGAGTTCGCGCCCGATTGTTTTGGCACAAGATATTGTAACCGACAGCGCGGTTCGCCGTTTGGTTTTTGACGCTGGCGAAGATGTAGAAAACTTAATGACTTTGTGCGAAGCCGATATCACAACCAAAAATCCATCGAAATTCAAGAAATATCATAAAAACTTCGAGCTTGTCCGCAAGAAAATTGTGGAAGTTGAAGAACGCGATCATGTTCGTAATTTTCAACCGCCAATTTCTGGCGAAGAAATTATGGAAATATTTGATTTGAAGCCTTCTCGCGAAATCGGAATTTTAAAAGAAGCGGTAAAAGAAGCTATTTTGGAAGGCGTTATACCGAATGAATATCAGGCTGCTTATGATTTTGTAATTAAGAGAGCTGAAAAATTAGGCTTAAAAAAAGTTGAGAAATAAGTATTATTTAATAAAATGAAAAAAGAGAATAAATCAGTAATCATTTGGTTACTATCGGGCTGTGTTTTATTGTTTTTAATGGTCGTCGTGGGCGGAATCACACGTTTGACCAATTCAGGTTTATCTATGACTGATTGGCATTTGGTAACCGATACCTTTCCACCTTTAACAGAAGCAAAATGGCAAGCTGCTTTTGACGAATACAAAAAATTTCCTGAGTATCAGAAAATCAATATTCACAATGATTTTCAATTAGCCGATTATAAATTCATCTATTTCTGGGAATGGTTTCATCGTTTTATCGGCCGTATTATTGGTTTGGTTTTCTTTGTGCCGTTTGTTTACTTTTTAGCCAAAAAGAAATTAGATACTCCAACCATCAAAAAATGTATCGTTCTTTTGGCAATGGGAGCTTTCCAAGGATTTTTAGGATGGTTTATGGTAAGAAGCGGATTAATTGACAATCCAGATGTAAGCCATTTTAGACTTTCATTACACTTAACTTTTGCTTTTATCACTTTTGCTTATACACTTTGGGTTGCACTAGATTTGATTTATCCTGAAAGAAATATCAATAAAATTCTACCTTTAAGAAATATTGCGCGTTATGCTTTAGCTGCTTTATTAATCCAAATTATTTACGGCGGATTTGTGGCAGGATTAAATGCCGGATTAATTCACAATCACTGGCCTTTAATGAGCGACGGAGAATTTATTCACGAATCGGTTTTTATTGAGCAATCTTCTTTAATAAAAAATTTAATTGAGGGAAAAAGCGGTGTTCAGTTTGTACATAGAACTTTTGCTTATGTAGTTGTAGCGATTATTCTTTTTCTTTTCTTCAAAAGCAAAAAATATACACTTACACATACTCAAGCAAACGGAATCAAAACTTTAGTCGTTTTTGTTTTCATTCAATTCTTGCTTGGAGTTTTCACTTTATTATACAGCGTGCCTTTAGCTTTAGGATTAATTCACCAAATTATGGCATTTTTCCTTTTAAGTGCTATGACATATACATTGCATAGATTGAGTAAATAAACTAACTTTCATAAAAAAACATTTATGAAAACAGTCTTTTTTTTATTTACTATTCTTTTTACTTGCCTTGTTTCTGGGCAAACCAAAGATAATCCGTTAGTTATTTTGGATTCTAAAAGTATTGGATATATGAATCAGGCAAAAAGTACCTTGAAAAATATCGACCAAAGCGATCTGCTGATATTTATTTATAAAGGGAGTGCTGAAGAAGTGGAGCAAAAGTTCGGTTCTAAATCGGGAGTTATAATCTTTGCTACCAAAAAATATATTCTTAATAAGTTTTATCAAAACAATATTGAAAACTCCCCATTAAAAAAAGACATTCCAACAACGGATTATTTATCTAAAGTTGGTATTATAGGAAGTATTGCTGGTAATATAAATCAGCCTTATGATGAGCTTGTAAATTATATCAGCATTACTCCAAACAATGAAACAGCAAAAAAAATTGCGTCAATAACTTTTATAAAGCCTACTGACGCTCAAATAATAAATCCTGATTGGAAATTTGGAGCTATAGAAATTATGTCAACAATTGACAACTAATTATCCTAACCAAGCCTTAAAATCCTGCACTTTTTCTCGGCTTACAATGACCTCATCTTCTTTATAAGTTGGAAGAATCACTTTAAGTCGAGAATTAGTATAAACCTGAATTTCTTTAATCGCTTTCAGCGGAACAATAAATTTTCTGCTTACGCGAAAAAAATCCTTTTTGTCTAGTTCTTGTTCTAAAATCTCTAATGTCGAATCGATCAAATAATCTCGATTGTCGTAGGTATGAATATAAGTTCCTTTATTTTCGCTGAAAAAACATTCAATTTCTTCTGTAGTAATTACTTTTAAATGTTGTCCTATTTTAACTGTAAATCTCTTTTTATACGTTTTCTCAAAAGGATTTGACAACATTTGACGAATCTGCTCAAAATCTAATTGTAGATTTGAAGTTTCTGCTATTTTCGGAAGACGCGATTTGAATTTTGAAACCGCAACTTCCAAATCATCTTCGTCAATTGGTTTTAGAAGATAATCTATACTGTTTAATTTAAAAGCTTTTAAAGCGTATTCATCATAAGCTGTAGTAAAAATGATAGCGCTTTTGATATCTATTTTTTCAAAAATCTCAAATGACAAACCATCAGACAACTGGATATCCAGAAAAATCAAATCTGGGTGCGGATTATTTTCAAACCAATGAACCGATTCTTCAACTGAGTGAAGCATGGTTTCTACGGTTACATCTAACTTTTCAAGTTTTCTTTGCAACAATCTTGCTGCTGGTTTTTCGTCTTCTATAATTAATGTGATCATTTACTATAATGTGAAATTTGAAAAAATTATGAAGTCAAAGTTACTCCCATTTATTTTTATTTGCAGTATCCTTTTCCATGTATTTTTGGATTTTTCTTTTCTCCCAATCTGGGCCAAAAAACCAATCAGCGCCAAAAACAGATAATGCGTGAGCTAATAGACCAATTCCCCAAAAAAACACCGTAGAGTAAGTTTGCCATTTTGTTAAACCACTTAAATCCATCACAATTAGACCAGCAGACCTATCTCGAGTCAAACTTGATACAATGATAATAATGTTTACAATGATGAAAATTTTCAAATGCGAGTAAAATCTTTTAAGTCTTTTTACTCTTCTATAAGCTGCATTGTAATTTGGATCGTCTGTATACTCTCCAAAATGCTGTTTTGTATAATCTTCATACATTTCTCTTCTAAAACGTCCCATAACTATATTTTAATTATTTCCACTTATTTTTATTCTGTTTTTCCTTCTCCATAAACTCTTTGATTTTTCTTTCTTCCCATTCTTTGCCCATTCCTGGAAAAACTTCAAATACTTTTAATCCGTGAAAAACTACTCCTACTCCCCACCATAACAATGGCCAGAAAAACCATAAATAACTTGGTGATGTATATAAATTTATAAAAATCAAAATCGCATTTACTAATACGAAAGCCAAAAGATTTCCATAAAAACCTTTAATATTTTCTACTTTCTTTTTGGCCTGAATATATCTTTCTTCTTCGCTTAAATTCGTTTCCATGATTATTCCCATTTTTGTTTTTTATATTTTTTTTCTAAGATGCTTTTTAGTTTTCTTTCTTCCCATTCTTGCCCAAAAATCTTGTAAGAAGCAAACAAATCTATTGCAGAACCCACAATTACGGCTGTCCAAATAATTACAA includes these proteins:
- a CDS encoding 2TM domain-containing protein, encoding MGRFRREMYEDYTKQHFGEYTDDPNYNAAYRRVKRLKRFYSHLKIFIIVNIIIIVSSLTRDRSAGLIVMDLSGLTKWQTYSTVFFWGIGLLAHALSVFGADWFFGPDWEKRKIQKYMEKDTANKNKWE
- a CDS encoding LytR/AlgR family response regulator transcription factor, encoding MITLIIEDEKPAARLLQRKLEKLDVTVETMLHSVEESVHWFENNPHPDLIFLDIQLSDGLSFEIFEKIDIKSAIIFTTAYDEYALKAFKLNSIDYLLKPIDEDDLEVAVSKFKSRLPKIAETSNLQLDFEQIRQMLSNPFEKTYKKRFTVKIGQHLKVITTEEIECFFSENKGTYIHTYDNRDYLIDSTLEILEQELDKKDFFRVSRKFIVPLKAIKEIQVYTNSRLKVILPTYKEDEVIVSREKVQDFKAWLG
- a CDS encoding 2TM domain-containing protein, which encodes METNLSEEERYIQAKKKVENIKGFYGNLLAFVLVNAILIFINLYTSPSYLWFFWPLLWWGVGVVFHGLKVFEVFPGMGKEWEERKIKEFMEKEKQNKNKWK
- a CDS encoding COX15/CtaA family protein; translation: MKKENKSVIIWLLSGCVLLFLMVVVGGITRLTNSGLSMTDWHLVTDTFPPLTEAKWQAAFDEYKKFPEYQKINIHNDFQLADYKFIYFWEWFHRFIGRIIGLVFFVPFVYFLAKKKLDTPTIKKCIVLLAMGAFQGFLGWFMVRSGLIDNPDVSHFRLSLHLTFAFITFAYTLWVALDLIYPERNINKILPLRNIARYALAALLIQIIYGGFVAGLNAGLIHNHWPLMSDGEFIHESVFIEQSSLIKNLIEGKSGVQFVHRTFAYVVVAIILFLFFKSKKYTLTHTQANGIKTLVVFVFIQFLLGVFTLLYSVPLALGLIHQIMAFFLLSAMTYTLHRLSK
- a CDS encoding MDR family MFS transporter, which codes for MATAVQDDDLVEYGFRRVIITITAVLCALLEIVDTTIVNVALTDMRGSLGATLTDVAWVITAYAIANVIVIPMTSWLSQQFGRRNYFVASIIIFTVCSFLCGNATNIWELVAFRFVQGMGGGALLVTAQTIITESYPVAKRGMAQAIYGMGVIVGPTLGPPLGGYLVDNYSWPYIFYINIPLGIIATILALTFVRSPKYGEKLKANQVDWWGIILLTAFIGSLQFVLEHGQQDDWFNDSTIVTLSVVTVLGLVLFIWRELTYEHPIVNLSVLKDGNLRIGTIMCFILGFGLYGSTLIIPIYTQSILGWTATDAGLLLIPGSITTAIMMPFVGNMIQKGVPQGYMVGVGFLIFFFFTFMMYSRMTPDTGVEHMYWPLILRGIGLGLLFVPITTLSLSTLKGKQIGEGAAFTGMMRQLGGSFGIAIITTFITRFSQSHRVDLINNLDPAKFDVQQRIAGMQHAFMAKGYSADVALKKAYQAIEYSIMKQSTVMAYMDIFLYLGIMFLCCIPIILFIKKGKNKISAADAMH
- a CDS encoding CCA tRNA nucleotidyltransferase, with translation MAIQTNYKTALQNKIFDVILKASQELKVDSYVIGGFVRDLLLNRGSKKDIDVVAVGSGIELALKVSDLLPNKPKVQVFKTYGTAMLRFEDTDIEFVGARKESYTRDSRNPIVENGTLQDDQNRRDFTINALALSLNQNNFGDLLDPFDGLTDLENKTIKTPLDPDITYSDDPLRMLRAIRFANQLNFEIEENSLNVITKNADRIKIISGERIVDELNKILMTDKPSTGFLLLYKTGLLDIILPELTALNQVEEIEGHTHKNNFYHTLEVVDNICPNTDDVWLRWSALLHDIGKAPTKRFTKKQGWTFHGHEFLGGKMAKKIFERLHMPLNHKMKFVQKMVIMSSRPIVLAQDIVTDSAVRRLVFDAGEDVENLMTLCEADITTKNPSKFKKYHKNFELVRKKIVEVEERDHVRNFQPPISGEEIMEIFDLKPSREIGILKEAVKEAILEGVIPNEYQAAYDFVIKRAEKLGLKKVEK
- the yaaA gene encoding peroxide stress protein YaaA, whose product is MKIVISPAKSLNFEKELPTSQYTEPSFLKEARVVHKVVKTKKPSELSELMSISDKLADLNWKRNQDWKTPFTPENARPAVYTFDGDVYTGLDAYTIPLEKLDVLQDKLRILSGLYGLLKPLDLMQAYRLEMGTKMPVGEYKNLHEFWKPVVTKALNKELKKGELFVNLASNEYFSAVDVKALKVPVITPDFKDYKDGKLKMISFFAKKARGMMVRYIIDTNAETIDDLKGFNYEGYQFDANLSKGSHLVFTR